A region from the Vulpes lagopus strain Blue_001 chromosome 5, ASM1834538v1, whole genome shotgun sequence genome encodes:
- the PI4KB gene encoding phosphatidylinositol 4-kinase beta isoform X3 yields the protein MAIGKRLATLPTKEQKTQRLISELSLLNHKLPARVWLPTAGFDHHVVRVPHTQAVVLNSKDKAPYLIYVEVLECENFDTTNVPARIPENRIRSTRSVENLPECGITHEQRAGSFSTVPNYDNDDEAWSVDDIGDLQVELPEVHTNSCDNISQFSVDSITSQESKEPVFIAAGDIRRRLSEQLAHTPTAFRRDPEDPSAVALKEPWQEKVRRIREGSPYGHLPNWRLLSVIVKCGDDLRQELLAFQVLKQLQSIWEQERVPLWIKPYKILVISADSGMIEPVVNAVSIHQVKKQSQLSLLDYFLQEHGSYTTEAFLSAQRNFVQSCAGYCLVCYLLQVKDRHNGNILLDAEGHIIHIDFGFILSSSPRNLGFETSAFKLTTEFVDVMGGLDGDMFNYYKMLMLQGLIAARKHMDKVVQIVEIMQQGSQLPCFHGSSTIRNLKERFHMSMTEEQLQLLVEQMVDGSMRSITTKLYDGFQYLTNGIM from the exons ATGGCGATTGGCAAGCGGCTGGCCACACTCCCCACCAAGGAGCAAAAAACACAGCGGCTGATCTCAGAGCTCTCCCTGCTCAACCATAAGCTCCCTGCCCGAGTCTGGCTGCCCACTGCTGGTTTTGACCACCACGTGGTCCGTGTGCCCCACACCCAGGCTGTTGTCCTCAACTCCAAGGACAAG GCTCCCTACCTGATCTATGTGGAAGTCCTTGAATGTGAAAACTTCGACACCACCAATGTCCCTGCCCGGATACCTGAGAACCGAATTCGGAGCACACGGTCCGTGGAGAACCTGCCCGAATGTGGTATCACCCACGAGCAGCGGGCAGGCAGCTTTAGCACCGTGCCCAACTATGATAACGATGATGAGGCCTGGTCAGTGGATGACATAGGTGACCTGCAGGTGGAG CTCCCTGAAGTGCACACCAACAGCTGTGACAACATCTCCCAGTTCTCTGTGGACAGCATCACCAGCCAGGAGAGCAAGGAGcctgtgttcatagcagcaggGGACATCCG ACGGCGGCTCTCCGAGCAGCTGGCTCACACCCCCACAGCCTTCAGACGAGACCCGGAAGACCCTTCTGCAGTTGCTCTAAAAGAGCCCTGGCAGGAGAAAGTAAG GCGGATCAGAGAAGGCTCCCCCTATGGCCACCTCCCCAATTGGCGGCTTCTGTCAGTTATTGTCAAGTGTGGGGATGACCTTCGGCAGGAGCTCCTGGCCTTCCAGGTGTTGAAGCAACTGCAG TCCATTTGGGAACAGGAGCGAGTGCCCCTGTGGATCAAGCCATACAAGATCCTTGTGATTTCTGCTGACAGTGGCATGATTGAACCAGTGGTCAATGCTGTATCCATTCACCAGGTGAAGAAGCAGTCACAGCTCTCCTTGCTTGATTACTTCCTGCAGGAGCATGGCAGTTACACCACTGAGGCATTCCTCAGTGCCCAGCGCAATTTCGTACAGAGTTGTGCTGGCTATTGCTTGGTCTGCTACCTACTGCAGGTGAAGGACAG ACACAATGGAAACATCCTTCTGGATGCAGAAGGCCACATCATCCACATCGACTTTGGCTTCATCCTGTCCAGCTCACCCCGAAACCTGGGCTTTGAGACGTCAGCCTTTAAGCTGACCACAGAGTTTGTGGAC GTGATGGGGGGCCTGGATGGCGACATGTTCAACTACTACAAGATGCTGATGCTGCAGGGGCTGATTGCTGCTCGGAAGCACATGGATAAAGTGGTGCAGATCGTGGAGATCATGCAGCAAG GTTCTCAGCTTCCTTGCTTCCATGGCTCCAGCACCATCCGCAACCTCAAAGAGCGGTTCCACATGAGCATGACTGAGGAGCAGCTCCAGCTGCTGGTGGAGCAGATGGTAGATGGCAGCATGCGGTCTATCACCACCAAACTCTATGACGGCTTCCAGTACCTCACCAATGGCATCATGTGA